From the genome of Sulfurovum sp. NBC37-1, one region includes:
- a CDS encoding ribonuclease J, translated as MENNKPNSENSQNQGPKTGDNKAQENKSQRNRRPNPHRQNRTESSQGENRQGNNPNRKPNQNRKPNPNRQQNASEGQGNNQNRRPNPNQKNNQNRKSNNSQNRNSNQNKNRSKRKNVTTVNDAMRASMEENKRVQEARMAPWKQIDINSKGKVRFTPLGGLGEIGGNMAVLETESTAIVIDVGMSFPDETMHGVDILVPDFSYLHAIKDKIKGIVITHGHEDHIGAMPYLFKELKFPVYGTPLALAMIENKFNEHGLKADAKYFNFVTKRKQYTIGDMKIEWMHNTHSIIDACSLAIETPAGTLIHTADFKVDHTPVDGYTMDLQRYAYYGSKGVLCLFSDSTNSHNPGFTKSETVVGKTFDSLFEMAKGRVIMSTFSSNVHRIFQAMERGVKHGRKICVIGRSMERNVETNRALGFVDIEDKHFIEVHEVPKYADHEVLIVTTGSQGETMAALNRMATDEHRHIKLKPSDTVIISASAIPGNEASVSKLMNLLVKAGVTVRYREFSDIHVSGHAAQEEQKLILRLVQPKFFLPVHGEYNHIAKHAKTAVSCGVDERNILLMSDGDQVEITPKYLKKVKTVKSGKTYIDNQNNMTIENDVVLDRQKLAEDGIVTIVAQIAQSNGKMVGKPVVYTHGLVPDKEDKKFAKEIEVLLETMLLNMKGEGLKDHIHVENEIRNAVRKHVIRSKKRYPLIIPTVFIV; from the coding sequence ATGGAAAACAACAAACCAAACAGCGAAAACTCTCAAAATCAAGGGCCAAAAACCGGGGATAATAAAGCGCAGGAAAACAAATCTCAGCGTAATAGAAGACCTAACCCCCACAGACAGAACAGAACAGAGAGCAGCCAGGGCGAAAATAGACAAGGTAACAATCCCAACAGAAAGCCCAACCAAAACCGTAAACCAAACCCGAATAGACAGCAGAACGCTTCTGAAGGCCAGGGAAACAACCAGAACAGAAGACCAAACCCTAACCAAAAGAATAATCAAAACAGAAAATCTAATAACAGTCAGAATAGAAATAGCAACCAGAACAAGAACAGGAGCAAACGCAAGAATGTCACGACAGTGAATGATGCGATGCGCGCTTCTATGGAAGAGAATAAACGTGTCCAGGAAGCCAGAATGGCACCATGGAAGCAGATCGACATCAATTCCAAGGGCAAGGTACGTTTTACACCGCTTGGAGGACTTGGCGAGATCGGCGGGAATATGGCAGTACTCGAAACGGAAAGTACTGCGATCGTCATTGATGTGGGCATGAGTTTCCCGGATGAAACGATGCACGGTGTAGACATCCTGGTACCGGATTTCTCTTATCTGCATGCGATCAAGGACAAAATCAAAGGGATCGTGATCACACACGGGCACGAAGACCACATCGGCGCAATGCCCTACCTCTTTAAAGAGCTAAAGTTCCCAGTGTACGGTACACCGCTGGCTTTGGCGATGATCGAGAACAAGTTCAATGAACATGGGCTCAAAGCAGATGCGAAATACTTCAATTTTGTGACCAAAAGAAAGCAGTACACTATCGGCGACATGAAGATCGAATGGATGCATAACACCCACTCAATTATCGATGCCTGTTCTCTTGCAATCGAAACACCGGCAGGCACTTTGATACACACGGCTGACTTCAAAGTGGACCATACGCCTGTGGATGGCTATACAATGGATCTTCAGCGTTATGCCTATTATGGTTCCAAAGGGGTATTGTGTCTCTTTTCCGATTCCACGAACTCGCATAACCCGGGATTTACCAAGAGTGAGACAGTGGTCGGTAAAACCTTCGATTCCCTCTTCGAAATGGCCAAAGGGCGGGTCATAATGTCGACTTTCTCCTCGAATGTCCACCGTATCTTCCAGGCGATGGAACGTGGGGTGAAGCACGGAAGAAAGATCTGTGTGATCGGGCGATCCATGGAGCGAAATGTCGAAACCAACCGTGCACTCGGCTTTGTAGATATTGAGGATAAACATTTCATCGAGGTACATGAAGTACCAAAATATGCAGACCATGAAGTCCTCATCGTTACTACAGGTTCTCAGGGGGAGACTATGGCGGCATTGAATCGTATGGCGACCGATGAACACAGACATATCAAGCTCAAGCCGTCTGATACGGTCATTATCTCCGCTTCAGCAATCCCGGGGAACGAAGCTTCCGTTTCCAAACTGATGAACCTGCTGGTCAAAGCAGGTGTGACGGTACGTTACAGAGAATTTTCCGATATCCATGTCTCCGGACACGCAGCACAGGAGGAGCAGAAACTTATCCTCAGACTGGTACAGCCAAAGTTCTTCCTCCCGGTACACGGTGAGTACAATCACATTGCAAAGCATGCGAAAACTGCGGTAAGCTGTGGTGTGGATGAGAGAAATATCCTTCTCATGAGCGATGGTGACCAGGTCGAGATCACACCGAAGTACCTCAAGAAGGTCAAAACGGTCAAATCAGGCAAGACTTATATCGACAACCAGAACAATATGACGATCGAGAACGATGTAGTACTCGACAGACAGAAGCTGGCAGAAGACGGTATCGTGACCATCGTGGCACAGATCGCACAGAGTAACGGAAAAATGGTCGGTAAACCGGTGGTTTATACCCATGGCCTTGTTCCTGACAAAGAAGACAAGAAATTCGCCAAAGAGATCGAAGTACTGCTTGAAACGATGCTTCTCAATATGAAAGGAGAAGGCCTGAAAGACCATATCCATGTCGAGAACGAGATCCGTAATGCAGTGCGCAAGCATGTGATCCGCAGCAAAAAGCGCTATCCGCTTATCATCCCTACGGTCTTTATCGTATAA
- the rsmA gene encoding 16S rRNA (adenine(1518)-N(6)/adenine(1519)-N(6))-dimethyltransferase RsmA, with the protein MIIENLAEFASKKFGQNFLKSDYYLQQIIQAMPNDGLRVAEIGPGLGDLTKELVKARNVTAFEVDKRLCEHLTSEFEEPIHNGSFELRCGDVLERWASGSLLDEPYHLVANLPYYIATNIILKALKDEHCRSVLVMVQKEVAVKFAAEAGEKAFSALSVLASTVGKATLCFEVEREAFVPPPNVTSAVLLIEKNRSFDDEKFEAFLKIAFSQPRKKLSKNLMTAFPKDLVKKTFAELELPSTMRPHEAGTSIYHHLYNELKDNLDGKQQTKQRKLSKSRAKNRG; encoded by the coding sequence ATGATTATTGAAAATTTAGCCGAATTTGCGAGTAAGAAATTTGGCCAGAATTTTCTGAAAAGTGATTATTACCTTCAGCAAATCATCCAAGCGATGCCCAATGACGGCCTTCGGGTCGCAGAGATCGGGCCTGGCTTAGGTGATTTAACCAAAGAGCTTGTAAAAGCTCGAAATGTCACAGCATTTGAGGTTGATAAAAGATTATGCGAGCATCTTACATCGGAATTCGAGGAGCCTATCCACAACGGGAGCTTCGAACTGCGCTGCGGAGATGTGCTTGAGCGTTGGGCGTCGGGGAGCCTGCTGGATGAGCCTTATCATCTAGTAGCCAACCTGCCCTATTATATCGCGACCAATATCATCTTAAAAGCATTGAAGGATGAACACTGCCGGTCCGTACTGGTCATGGTTCAGAAGGAAGTTGCCGTAAAATTTGCGGCAGAGGCAGGAGAGAAGGCGTTTTCCGCTCTCTCTGTACTGGCCTCGACCGTAGGGAAGGCGACGCTCTGTTTCGAGGTTGAGCGCGAAGCATTCGTCCCTCCCCCGAACGTCACTTCCGCCGTGCTTTTAATTGAGAAGAACCGGTCATTCGATGATGAGAAGTTTGAAGCGTTCCTGAAGATCGCTTTTTCGCAGCCGCGAAAAAAACTTTCCAAAAATCTTATGACGGCTTTTCCCAAAGATTTGGTAAAAAAGACTTTCGCAGAACTGGAACTTCCTTCCACGATGCGGCCTCATGAAGCTGGGACATCTATTTATCATCACTTATACAATGAATTAAAGGATAATTTAGATGGAAAACAACAAACCAAACAGCGAAAACTCTCAAAATCAAGGGCCAAAAACCGGGGATAA
- the hisF gene encoding imidazole glycerol phosphate synthase subunit HisF — MDYFAKRIIPCLDVNEGRVVKGVNFVGLRDAGDPVEVAKRYNEEGADEITFLDIGASHEGRDTIVDVVKKVAQEVFIPLTVGGGIRELPDIYNLLNVGCDKVSINSAAIKRPEFIEEGAKRFGSQCIVVAIDAKRVGNGKWHIFTHGGRNDTGIDALQWAKEAYERGAGELLVTSMDADGTKAGFDNELNRKIGELVNIPVIASGGAGTMQHIEEAFTLGNADAALAASIFHFREIDIMELKHYLKTKNIPVRI, encoded by the coding sequence ATGGATTATTTCGCAAAAAGAATCATCCCATGTCTCGATGTCAATGAAGGAAGAGTGGTCAAAGGTGTCAATTTTGTAGGCCTGCGCGATGCAGGCGACCCGGTGGAAGTGGCCAAACGCTATAACGAAGAGGGCGCAGACGAGATCACCTTTCTCGATATCGGCGCCAGCCATGAAGGGCGTGACACCATTGTCGATGTCGTAAAGAAAGTGGCACAGGAAGTGTTCATCCCCTTGACCGTAGGCGGAGGGATACGTGAACTGCCCGATATCTACAACCTTCTCAATGTCGGCTGTGACAAGGTCAGCATCAATTCGGCTGCCATCAAACGTCCCGAATTCATCGAGGAAGGTGCCAAGCGTTTCGGTTCACAATGTATCGTTGTGGCCATTGATGCAAAGAGAGTCGGAAATGGCAAATGGCATATTTTTACACATGGTGGAAGAAATGACACCGGCATCGATGCCTTGCAGTGGGCCAAAGAGGCGTACGAGAGAGGTGCCGGTGAATTGCTCGTCACTTCCATGGATGCGGACGGCACCAAAGCAGGGTTCGACAACGAGCTCAACAGAAAGATCGGAGAACTGGTCAACATTCCTGTCATTGCGAGCGGTGGTGCGGGAACCATGCAGCATATTGAGGAGGCATTTACCTTAGGGAATGCCGATGCAGCACTTGCCGCTTCGATCTTTCACTTCAGAGAGATAGACATCATGGAACTCAAACACT